One Nonomuraea angiospora DNA segment encodes these proteins:
- a CDS encoding eCIS core domain-containing protein, with protein MAAGDRRAESARASAPVPAAARRELARRGEPLDRATRTAMEQRFGQDLSQVRVHSDGPAGRSARELGARAYTVGERIVFGPGRFAPHTPDGRHLLAHELAHVIQQRGGAGPRPTRHAGLEAAAHAAADAMAHESGPVAVGGSASVGLAMAEETGGPASPEDVEALGRLREFQDAADLRATELMEGVVRKSLARWEAGQAAKTAKAEKEGKPPPVDERTPEERREAAEGSIRGDVTVTVGYAVDEQGNLHELVTTSKGSRRKLVDLGPSETWVKAVRLKKQQPEAPDHEPAGPAPAAKPAPSPAPVPVPAPGSALAHAHEPAPESEPVPESGVVPKSEPVPLSGVVPKTAPASQPGPRLVDQHEGGTAEGETSEADEPKRRRTAEQARKDAEARLVAHAAKHGLKLIAVGASSLICPHCAAKLGLAGATTGTGRAKDPLREHVPANLSPALEAIKKLPRKPPRPEPVVEQRRPARPEAPPPPKPRRRIVSLPVPADADDGILQQAQTQPKAPKARPKPEAPQAAPAPEPAKPPAPATTAPKTPTTPAPAPAPAPGTAPKATEATSKSTRTTTVARNEGSLTLTRSKDTSTGTFDEQGRLQQGTRTAGQASAGLVAGPEGFGGQGAASAQRTTAYGNGFTTTKSVAGNARVVVKATRVEATEPPAYQLMVTVTIGASGTVGGGAGRKGTANASLSVTGSVTGTFVHRFTEEETRRYLGDLARDGSGGAEQELRIVNLVARGGVDDARQLLTTLAAPLSAAEAARLGEGDQASLEARKGLGGSLGVSGAGRSPVGAEVSYSRSRSLKRTVARRGGAVLVTVEVVSESAKSIGASGSSGAVSGGLSYGRTTSEGRAVTFRLNPGDPDYQNRFDRILAVDGAAELAALAAADPTRVAGTETGSGWSTTLTPKVGVAGLEASISTTHSFSEKTVADETGTHRLFAGATGGGLKAGAASGPQLEYQTEQAVTAAVGPGNKATGDVSTTTSETDLGVSARALASAADQSPIASALKLATGGSKLLQSRTEVIGMKLSDDDFAAIASISREPGRWNHAFRGRIASFQDWQRLGRRIAAAGGDREAMSRALAEYASDNDGASDAVQAVVRPQGQAEGGVRYDWPAELAKEREAFETIVVGDRVAQLRARAAAGAFEEAQAGLKADNLRLDRAARAITAASEQFTDVAAVAEMLRRIGDRQTEIRAELRRLKTALAPAPAQKETVGPPPAPAPDADAMEERNARIRSLIPALLTLRDQERAVFAEVRKELEHPPWYRGPDVIAAIQSLNKLKPVYTQWDPLVDRLREVFRERGEDGSRADGYAPDRRTYEALRRHPELTKYG; from the coding sequence ATGGCGGCCGGCGACCGGCGTGCCGAATCCGCGCGGGCCTCGGCGCCCGTCCCCGCCGCGGCCCGCAGGGAGCTGGCGCGCAGGGGCGAGCCGCTGGACCGGGCGACGCGTACGGCCATGGAGCAGCGGTTCGGGCAGGACCTCAGCCAGGTCAGGGTGCACTCCGACGGCCCGGCCGGGAGATCGGCGCGCGAGCTGGGCGCCCGCGCGTACACGGTCGGTGAGCGGATCGTCTTCGGCCCCGGCAGGTTCGCGCCGCACACCCCCGACGGCAGGCACCTGCTCGCCCACGAGCTGGCCCACGTCATCCAGCAGCGCGGCGGCGCGGGCCCGCGGCCGACCCGCCACGCCGGGCTCGAGGCCGCGGCCCACGCGGCGGCCGACGCGATGGCCCACGAGAGCGGCCCGGTGGCGGTGGGCGGCAGCGCGTCGGTCGGGCTGGCGATGGCGGAGGAGACGGGGGGACCCGCGAGCCCGGAGGACGTCGAGGCGCTCGGCCGGCTGCGGGAGTTCCAGGACGCCGCCGACCTGCGGGCGACCGAGCTGATGGAGGGGGTCGTACGGAAGAGCCTCGCCCGGTGGGAGGCGGGCCAGGCGGCGAAGACGGCCAAGGCGGAGAAGGAGGGCAAGCCGCCGCCGGTGGACGAACGCACTCCTGAGGAGCGTCGCGAGGCGGCGGAGGGCTCCATCCGGGGAGATGTAACCGTCACCGTGGGTTACGCCGTGGACGAGCAGGGCAACCTGCACGAGCTCGTCACCACCAGCAAAGGCAGCCGCCGCAAGCTCGTGGACCTGGGGCCGAGCGAGACGTGGGTCAAGGCCGTCCGCCTGAAGAAGCAGCAGCCGGAGGCTCCCGATCACGAGCCCGCCGGACCGGCTCCCGCCGCCAAGCCCGCGCCTTCGCCCGCTCCCGTACCGGTGCCCGCGCCCGGGTCGGCGCTCGCGCACGCCCACGAACCCGCGCCCGAGTCCGAACCGGTGCCCGAGTCGGGAGTGGTGCCGAAGTCCGAACCGGTGCCGCTGTCGGGAGTCGTGCCGAAGACCGCTCCGGCGTCCCAGCCGGGACCGCGTCTCGTGGACCAGCATGAGGGCGGGACCGCCGAAGGCGAGACGTCCGAGGCGGACGAGCCGAAGCGCAGGCGTACGGCGGAGCAGGCGCGCAAGGACGCGGAGGCGAGGCTGGTGGCCCACGCGGCCAAGCACGGCCTCAAGCTGATAGCGGTCGGCGCCAGCTCGCTGATCTGCCCGCACTGCGCGGCCAAGCTCGGGCTGGCCGGCGCCACCACCGGCACCGGCCGGGCCAAGGACCCGCTGCGCGAGCACGTGCCCGCAAACCTCTCCCCGGCTCTGGAGGCCATCAAGAAGCTCCCGCGCAAGCCGCCGCGGCCCGAACCGGTCGTCGAGCAGCGCCGCCCGGCCCGTCCCGAGGCGCCCCCGCCCCCGAAGCCGCGGCGCAGGATCGTGAGCCTCCCGGTCCCGGCCGATGCGGACGACGGGATCCTCCAGCAGGCACAGACCCAGCCGAAGGCGCCCAAGGCCAGGCCGAAACCGGAAGCTCCTCAGGCGGCCCCCGCCCCCGAACCGGCCAAGCCCCCGGCACCCGCCACCACGGCACCGAAAACCCCCACAACCCCAGCGCCCGCCCCCGCGCCCGCGCCTGGTACGGCGCCGAAAGCGACTGAGGCCACGTCCAAGAGCACGAGAACGACGACGGTGGCACGGAACGAGGGCAGCCTGACCCTCACCCGCAGCAAGGACACCAGCACGGGGACGTTCGACGAGCAGGGCAGGCTCCAGCAGGGGACCCGGACCGCCGGCCAGGCGAGCGCCGGCCTCGTCGCCGGTCCCGAGGGGTTCGGCGGGCAGGGAGCGGCGAGCGCGCAGCGGACCACCGCGTACGGCAACGGCTTCACCACGACGAAGTCCGTCGCGGGCAACGCCCGCGTGGTGGTGAAGGCCACGCGGGTGGAGGCGACGGAGCCGCCGGCGTACCAGCTCATGGTGACCGTCACGATCGGCGCGTCCGGCACGGTGGGCGGCGGGGCGGGACGGAAGGGCACGGCGAACGCGTCGCTGTCGGTGACGGGGTCGGTGACCGGGACGTTCGTCCACCGGTTCACCGAGGAGGAGACCAGGCGCTACCTCGGGGACCTGGCCCGCGACGGGTCGGGCGGCGCGGAGCAGGAGCTGCGGATCGTCAACCTCGTCGCGCGCGGCGGCGTCGACGACGCGCGGCAGCTGCTCACCACCCTGGCGGCCCCGCTGTCGGCCGCCGAGGCGGCCAGGCTCGGCGAGGGCGACCAGGCGAGCCTGGAGGCCAGGAAGGGCCTCGGCGGCTCGCTCGGCGTGAGCGGCGCGGGCAGATCGCCGGTCGGTGCCGAGGTCTCCTACAGCAGGAGCAGGTCGCTCAAGCGCACGGTGGCGCGCAGGGGCGGGGCCGTGCTCGTCACGGTCGAGGTGGTGTCGGAGAGCGCGAAGTCCATCGGCGCGTCCGGCTCGTCGGGCGCCGTGAGCGGCGGCCTCAGCTACGGCAGGACGACGTCGGAAGGCCGGGCGGTCACCTTCCGCCTGAACCCGGGCGACCCGGACTACCAGAACAGGTTCGACCGGATCCTCGCGGTCGACGGCGCGGCCGAACTGGCCGCCCTGGCCGCCGCCGACCCCACCCGGGTGGCGGGTACGGAGACCGGCAGCGGCTGGTCCACCACGCTGACCCCCAAGGTGGGCGTCGCGGGGCTGGAGGCGTCGATCTCGACCACCCATTCCTTCTCGGAGAAGACGGTCGCCGACGAGACGGGCACGCACCGGCTGTTCGCCGGGGCGACGGGCGGCGGCCTCAAGGCTGGGGCGGCGTCGGGCCCCCAGCTCGAGTATCAGACCGAGCAGGCCGTCACCGCCGCCGTCGGCCCCGGGAACAAGGCCACGGGCGACGTGAGCACCACGACCTCGGAGACCGACCTGGGCGTCTCGGCCCGCGCGCTGGCCTCCGCCGCCGACCAGTCACCCATCGCCAGTGCGCTCAAGCTGGCCACCGGCGGCAGCAAGCTGCTCCAGTCCCGCACCGAGGTGATCGGGATGAAGCTGTCGGACGACGACTTCGCGGCCATCGCGTCGATCTCCCGGGAACCCGGCAGGTGGAACCACGCCTTCCGCGGCCGGATCGCGAGCTTCCAGGACTGGCAGCGCCTCGGCCGCAGGATCGCCGCCGCCGGCGGGGACCGGGAGGCGATGAGCCGCGCGCTCGCCGAGTACGCCAGTGACAACGACGGCGCGTCCGACGCCGTGCAGGCGGTGGTCCGGCCGCAGGGCCAAGCTGAGGGCGGGGTGCGCTACGACTGGCCGGCCGAGCTGGCCAAGGAGCGGGAGGCGTTCGAGACGATCGTGGTGGGCGACCGGGTCGCCCAGCTCAGGGCCCGCGCCGCGGCCGGGGCCTTCGAGGAGGCCCAGGCGGGCCTCAAGGCCGACAACCTCAGGCTCGACAGGGCCGCCAGGGCCATCACGGCCGCCTCCGAGCAGTTCACCGACGTGGCGGCGGTGGCCGAGATGCTGCGCAGGATCGGCGACCGGCAGACGGAGATCCGCGCCGAGCTGCGCAGGCTCAAGACGGCACTGGCGCCCGCGCCCGCGCAGAAGGAGACGGTGGGGCCTCCGCCCGCGCCCGCTCCTGACGCCGACGCGATGGAGGAGCGCAACGCCAGGATCCGGAGCCTGATCCCGGCCCTGCTGACGCTGCGCGATCAGGAGAGGGCGGTCTTCGCCGAGGTGCGCAAGGAGCTCGAGCACCCGCCGTGGTACCGGGGCCCGGATGTCATCGCCGCCATTCAGTCGCTGAACAAGCTCAAGCCGGTCTACACGCAGTGGGACCCGCTGGTCGACCGGCTTCGCGAGGTCTTCCGCGAACGCGGCGAGGACGGGTCGCGCGCCGACGGCTACGCCCCCGACCGCAGGACCTACGAGGCGCTGCGCCGCCATCCGGAACTCACCAAATACGGCTGA
- a CDS encoding putative baseplate assembly protein: MGTRAAFLARMIGRLASADHPELARLTTRAPDDPALALLDAWACVGDVLTFYQERIADEGYLATAKERRSLVELAALVGYRPRPGLAASAWLAYTLDPDPAGPLVRVPAGARVQSVPDPGAKPQIFETAGELVARSSWGALPPRLRRPTRLTRCRAASLRVVHVEGVATGLAPNDRLLFHFTDGSPLLRIVESVETDLDAQVTAARLQLSPAGVAEDGEEETEFVRLEVLRAKAATFGAAAPLPPATRGGVIGEAAADDPDWELDESLYGSDAGARTLLPLDADYPRILPGSWIVVVSGDGLTHVNLVKEVRTLGLARYGVSGRVSALVLAAPWFPEQRGDAGRSLAELRGYTFYVQAEPLALADEPITGPVEGGSIDLGVVIRDLPTGRTIVVSGMPQDAGPLTPPGGEVARVIGTRRVSSSGSVPDHTVLDLAAPLRGSYRRSTVTVWANVVRATNGETKLEPAAGSGDAGTAGQRFTLGQQPLTYVATPDADGAEAELIVRVGGIAWHEVPELAWAGPPERAYQVSVDAAGGATVEFGDGRRGSRLPTGTGNVAFTYRVGIGTAGNVRAGQLSQLQTKPLGVSAVTNPLRASGGTGHDADPALRGRAPLPTLAMDRLVGLRDYADFALARAGVGKAVATRLSAGGRELVHLTVAGVDDAPIEPDSDLLRGLLAACRRYGDPGVPVAAAPRTLWNVVLEANVWIDADHAPDRAPDRAPDLVGPQARAALESAFGFDARTLGRGVYLSEVVAALQRVPGVAFADVVRLGATLGTTAQDAAAVTGVADRIPARAARTGADGVRVDPAELVLITPGLDGFVVLHVEVAR, encoded by the coding sequence GTGGGCACCCGGGCGGCGTTCCTGGCCAGGATGATCGGGCGGCTGGCCTCCGCCGACCATCCCGAGCTGGCCAGGCTGACCACGCGCGCGCCCGACGACCCCGCGCTGGCGCTGCTGGACGCGTGGGCCTGCGTCGGCGACGTGCTGACCTTCTACCAGGAACGCATCGCCGACGAGGGCTACCTCGCGACGGCCAAGGAGCGGCGCTCGCTGGTGGAGCTGGCCGCGCTCGTCGGCTACCGGCCCCGGCCCGGGCTGGCGGCCAGTGCCTGGCTCGCCTACACCCTCGACCCCGACCCCGCCGGCCCGCTCGTGCGGGTGCCCGCGGGCGCCAGGGTGCAGAGCGTGCCCGACCCCGGCGCCAAGCCGCAGATCTTCGAGACGGCCGGGGAACTCGTGGCCCGCTCGTCGTGGGGCGCGCTGCCGCCCAGGCTGCGCCGACCCACGCGGCTGACCCGCTGCCGCGCGGCCTCCCTGCGGGTGGTGCACGTCGAAGGGGTCGCCACCGGGCTCGCGCCCAACGACCGCCTGCTCTTCCACTTCACCGACGGGTCGCCCCTGCTGAGGATCGTCGAGTCGGTGGAGACCGACCTGGACGCGCAGGTGACCGCCGCCAGGCTCCAGCTGTCCCCGGCCGGGGTGGCCGAGGACGGTGAGGAGGAGACGGAGTTCGTCCGGCTGGAGGTCCTGCGGGCCAAGGCGGCCACGTTCGGCGCCGCCGCCCCGCTCCCGCCCGCGACGCGCGGCGGCGTGATCGGCGAGGCCGCCGCGGACGACCCCGACTGGGAGCTCGACGAGAGCCTGTACGGCTCCGACGCGGGCGCGCGCACCCTGCTCCCGCTCGACGCCGACTACCCGCGCATCCTGCCGGGGAGCTGGATCGTGGTGGTCTCCGGCGACGGCCTCACGCACGTCAACCTCGTCAAAGAGGTGCGCACGCTGGGCCTGGCCCGCTACGGCGTCTCCGGCAGGGTGAGCGCGCTCGTGCTGGCGGCGCCCTGGTTCCCCGAGCAGCGGGGCGACGCCGGGCGCTCTCTGGCCGAGCTGCGCGGCTACACCTTCTACGTCCAGGCCGAGCCCCTCGCCCTGGCCGACGAGCCGATCACGGGGCCCGTCGAGGGCGGCTCGATCGACCTCGGCGTGGTGATCCGGGACCTGCCGACCGGCCGCACGATCGTCGTGTCCGGGATGCCGCAGGACGCCGGCCCGCTCACCCCGCCGGGCGGCGAGGTCGCGCGGGTCATCGGCACCCGGCGGGTCTCCTCGTCGGGGAGCGTGCCGGACCACACCGTGCTGGACCTCGCGGCCCCGCTGCGCGGCAGCTATCGCCGCTCCACCGTCACCGTCTGGGCCAACGTCGTCCGCGCCACCAACGGCGAGACGAAGCTCGAACCCGCGGCGGGCAGCGGCGACGCCGGCACGGCCGGCCAGCGCTTCACCCTGGGCCAGCAGCCGCTGACCTACGTCGCCACCCCCGACGCCGACGGCGCCGAGGCGGAGCTGATCGTCAGGGTGGGCGGGATCGCCTGGCACGAGGTCCCCGAGCTGGCCTGGGCGGGGCCGCCCGAGCGGGCCTACCAGGTGAGCGTGGACGCCGCGGGCGGCGCGACCGTCGAGTTCGGCGACGGCAGGCGCGGGTCGCGGCTGCCCACCGGCACCGGCAACGTGGCCTTCACCTACCGCGTGGGCATCGGCACGGCGGGCAACGTGCGCGCCGGGCAGCTCAGCCAGCTGCAGACCAAACCGCTGGGCGTCAGCGCCGTGACCAACCCGCTGCGCGCGAGCGGCGGCACCGGCCACGACGCGGACCCGGCGCTGCGCGGCCGGGCGCCGCTGCCCACGCTGGCCATGGACCGGCTGGTGGGCCTGCGCGACTACGCGGACTTCGCCCTGGCCCGCGCGGGCGTCGGCAAGGCCGTGGCGACCCGCCTGAGCGCGGGCGGCAGGGAACTGGTCCACCTGACCGTCGCGGGCGTGGACGACGCGCCGATCGAGCCGGACTCCGACCTCCTGCGCGGCCTGCTCGCCGCCTGCCGCCGCTACGGCGACCCCGGCGTGCCGGTCGCCGCGGCGCCGCGCACCCTGTGGAACGTCGTCCTGGAGGCGAACGTGTGGATCGACGCCGACCATGCCCCCGACCGGGCCCCCGATCGGGCCCCCGACCTGGTCGGCCCGCAGGCCCGCGCGGCCCTGGAGTCGGCGTTCGGGTTCGACGCGCGGACCCTCGGGCGCGGCGTGTACCTGTCCGAGGTCGTCGCGGCGCTCCAGCGCGTGCCCGGCGTCGCGTTCGCCGACGTCGTACGGCTGGGCGCCACCCTCGGCACGACCGCCCAGGACGCCGCCGCCGTCACCGGCGTGGCCGACCGGATACCCGCGAGAGCGGCCAGGACCGGGGCCGACGGCGTCCGCGTCGATCCCGCCGAGCTCGTCCTGATCACACCCGGCCTGGACGGGTTCGTCGTCCTGCACGTGGAGGTGGCCCGATGA
- a CDS encoding DUF6519 domain-containing protein, whose protein sequence is MHGDFSNITFSPERGYSAVFALQGRVGLDANRNEQTALLLHQLRGALADLMGPHAGPAGPALGFAVADPAVADFTIGAGRYYVNGIGVENPAETTYAKQPHAVLDVGGADRLPKGSYLVYLKVWERHVTEVEDPTLHEPALGPHHPDTSSRAQVVWQARAVPVPTGDVPVETWVADWIAAAASTEHRGVLQVRATRPHEADDDPCTAPSDAGYTGENQLYRVEIRSGGTAREGASFAWSRDNGSVIYPVLASDGPVVQVSTLGRDRHTTLEVGQWVEAVDDAVSLRRELGRPRPAAPLRQVVDVDVDLSTVTLDAPPPAIDRRRHPYLRRWDHTPPGKSPDGAVPVTEAQAARKDAGWIPLERGVEVRFLTGERGNPHRYRTGDYWVFPARRTLGDVIWHHPQGRGPHGVAYHYAPLAVVEGDAVTGWRTSFALPLTHGL, encoded by the coding sequence GTGCACGGAGACTTCTCCAACATCACCTTCTCGCCGGAGCGCGGCTACTCCGCGGTCTTCGCCCTGCAGGGCAGGGTCGGCCTGGACGCCAACCGCAACGAGCAGACCGCGCTCCTGCTGCACCAGCTGCGCGGCGCGCTGGCCGACCTGATGGGCCCCCACGCCGGGCCGGCGGGCCCCGCGCTGGGCTTCGCCGTCGCCGACCCGGCCGTGGCGGACTTCACCATCGGGGCGGGCCGCTATTACGTGAACGGCATCGGCGTCGAGAACCCGGCCGAGACCACCTACGCCAAGCAGCCGCACGCCGTGCTGGACGTCGGAGGCGCCGACCGGCTGCCCAAGGGCAGCTACCTGGTCTACCTGAAGGTCTGGGAGCGGCACGTCACCGAGGTGGAGGACCCCACGCTGCACGAGCCCGCGCTCGGCCCGCACCACCCGGACACCAGCAGCCGCGCGCAGGTGGTCTGGCAGGCGCGCGCCGTGCCCGTGCCGACCGGCGACGTGCCGGTGGAGACCTGGGTCGCCGACTGGATCGCCGCCGCCGCGTCGACGGAGCACCGGGGAGTGCTCCAGGTACGCGCCACGCGCCCGCACGAAGCCGACGACGACCCGTGCACCGCGCCGTCCGACGCGGGATACACCGGGGAGAACCAGCTCTACCGGGTGGAGATCCGCAGCGGGGGCACCGCCCGGGAAGGGGCGAGCTTCGCCTGGTCGCGGGACAACGGCTCGGTGATCTACCCGGTCCTGGCGAGCGACGGGCCCGTGGTCCAGGTGAGCACTCTGGGCCGCGACCGGCACACCACGCTGGAGGTCGGCCAGTGGGTGGAGGCCGTGGACGACGCCGTCTCGCTGCGCCGCGAGCTGGGCCGGCCGCGTCCTGCCGCGCCGCTGCGCCAGGTGGTCGACGTGGACGTGGACCTGTCGACCGTGACCTTGGACGCGCCGCCGCCCGCGATCGACCGGCGTCGCCACCCGTACCTGCGGCGCTGGGACCACACGCCGCCCGGCAAGTCCCCCGACGGGGCCGTTCCGGTGACCGAGGCGCAGGCGGCCAGGAAGGACGCGGGGTGGATCCCGCTGGAGCGGGGCGTCGAGGTGCGCTTCCTCACCGGCGAGCGCGGCAACCCGCACCGCTACCGCACGGGCGACTACTGGGTCTTCCCCGCGCGCCGCACCCTGGGCGACGTCATCTGGCACCATCCCCAGGGGCGCGGCCCGCACGGCGTGGCCTACCACTACGCGCCGCTGGCCGTCGTCGAGGGCGACGCGGTCACCGGTTGGCGGACGTCGTTCGCGCTGCCGCTCACGCACGGCCTGTGA
- a CDS encoding phage tail protein encodes MTRDELAALLPAIHRSRDEEQGHPLRALLRVIEEQVRVIEDDLDTWYANWFVETCDEWIVPYLAALVGIEREGVSRAEVADAVAVRRRKGTAAALEQLAFDVAGRPARAVETYRLLVRDQHLRHLRPDRPATFDVRDLVACERVGGPFDTAPRLPDVRRINSELTRGLPNIPSLALYVWRLLSFPVTRAPAFCVDQRYSRYLVNVLGIDTQLFAPQGTGPKAAHLSGPADLPEPIGREEFAAAVTEYYGPGRALRIWRDSLDDPVPASRIVGADLSDWRYRPQPGQVVVDPVLGRIAFPPDEAPEEGVWVSWCYGFSERMGGGAYARATAPAGERRRYVVGGDGFGSITAALRQWQEDKEADPSLRDALVEIVDSADYTEALCVELDPDERLELRAAPYQRPVIRLLNQRANRFDALSVRARSKTPPPGGDADCPPPSARRPRLLLDGLVISGRSVDITGQVGEVTIRHCTLVPGWELDDRCEPRHGEEPSIELRRTTARLRVERSIVGTILVDQDETAGEPLIVEAYDSIIDATGRELAAVTGVDARNAYAELTLRRCTVLGQVRVYLLRLAEDSIVTGCVHVARRDAGCARYSYLSYACHGGPPRYRCPPDSDHRLRPRFAGVRYGTPGYGRLHETCADAIRAGAEDGAELGAFHDLFEARRLANLVDHLDGFVPLGVDAAVINAT; translated from the coding sequence ATGACCCGCGACGAGCTGGCCGCGCTGCTGCCCGCCATCCACCGCAGCAGGGACGAGGAGCAAGGCCACCCGCTGCGGGCGCTGCTGCGGGTCATCGAGGAGCAGGTGCGCGTCATCGAGGACGACCTCGACACCTGGTACGCCAACTGGTTCGTCGAGACCTGCGACGAGTGGATCGTGCCGTACCTGGCGGCCCTGGTCGGCATCGAGCGGGAGGGCGTCTCCCGCGCCGAGGTGGCGGACGCGGTGGCCGTACGCCGCCGCAAGGGCACCGCCGCCGCGCTGGAACAGCTCGCCTTCGACGTCGCCGGCCGGCCCGCGCGGGCGGTGGAGACGTACCGGCTGCTGGTGCGCGACCAGCACCTGCGGCACCTGCGGCCGGACCGGCCGGCCACCTTCGACGTGCGCGACCTCGTCGCCTGCGAGCGCGTCGGCGGGCCCTTCGACACCGCCCCCAGGCTGCCCGATGTGCGCCGGATCAACAGCGAGCTGACCAGGGGCCTGCCCAACATCCCCAGCCTGGCGCTGTACGTGTGGCGGCTGCTGTCCTTCCCCGTCACCCGGGCCCCGGCGTTCTGCGTCGACCAGCGCTACAGCCGCTACCTGGTCAACGTGCTGGGCATCGACACCCAGCTGTTCGCCCCGCAGGGGACCGGACCGAAGGCCGCCCACCTGTCGGGACCCGCCGACCTGCCGGAGCCGATCGGCCGCGAGGAGTTCGCCGCGGCCGTGACCGAGTACTACGGTCCTGGCCGCGCCCTGCGGATCTGGCGCGACAGCCTGGACGACCCCGTCCCCGCGAGCCGGATCGTCGGCGCCGACCTGAGCGACTGGCGCTACCGGCCCCAGCCGGGCCAGGTCGTCGTGGACCCGGTGCTGGGCCGGATCGCCTTCCCGCCGGACGAGGCGCCGGAGGAGGGCGTGTGGGTGAGCTGGTGCTACGGCTTCAGCGAGCGCATGGGCGGCGGCGCCTACGCCAGGGCGACCGCTCCGGCCGGTGAGCGCCGCCGGTACGTCGTCGGCGGCGACGGGTTCGGCTCGATCACCGCCGCGCTCCGGCAGTGGCAGGAGGACAAGGAGGCCGACCCGTCGCTGCGCGACGCGCTCGTGGAGATCGTCGACTCGGCCGACTACACCGAGGCGCTCTGCGTCGAGCTGGACCCGGACGAGCGGCTGGAGCTGCGGGCGGCGCCGTACCAGCGGCCGGTCATCAGGCTGCTCAACCAGCGGGCCAACAGGTTCGACGCGCTCTCGGTGCGCGCCCGCTCCAAGACCCCGCCGCCGGGCGGCGACGCCGACTGCCCGCCGCCCTCCGCGCGCCGCCCGCGCCTGCTCCTGGACGGGCTCGTGATCTCCGGCCGCAGCGTCGACATCACCGGGCAGGTGGGCGAGGTGACGATCAGGCACTGCACCCTCGTGCCCGGCTGGGAGCTGGACGACCGGTGCGAGCCCCGCCACGGCGAGGAGCCGTCGATCGAGCTGCGCCGCACCACCGCCCGCCTGCGCGTCGAACGGTCGATCGTCGGCACGATCCTCGTCGACCAGGACGAGACCGCGGGGGAGCCGCTCATCGTCGAGGCGTACGACTCGATCATCGACGCGACCGGCCGGGAGCTCGCCGCCGTGACCGGCGTGGACGCCAGGAACGCCTACGCCGAGCTGACCCTGCGCCGCTGCACCGTGCTCGGCCAGGTGCGCGTCTACCTGCTCAGGCTCGCCGAGGACAGCATCGTGACCGGCTGCGTCCACGTGGCCAGGCGCGACGCCGGCTGCGCGCGCTACTCCTACCTCTCCTACGCCTGCCACGGCGGCCCGCCCCGCTACCGGTGCCCGCCCGACTCGGACCACCGGCTGCGGCCCAGGTTCGCCGGCGTCAGGTACGGCACGCCCGGCTACGGCCGGCTGCACGAGACCTGCGCCGACGCCATCCGCGCAGGAGCGGAGGACGGCGCCGAGCTGGGCGCCTTCCACGACCTGTTCGAGGCGCGCAGACTCGCCAACCTCGTCGACCACCTGGACGGGTTCGTCCCCCTCGGTGTCGATGCCGCCGTCATCAACGCCACCTAG